A part of Caretta caretta isolate rCarCar2 chromosome 1, rCarCar1.hap1, whole genome shotgun sequence genomic DNA contains:
- the RNF148 gene encoding RING finger protein 148 has protein sequence MKLLGTSAWRREDKSSWLLCLGVFLVLSLHVSRANAFWVAHLNISFQIGNKTVWELADNGVFGKNSPLQKVSGVVVPPEGMNQIACNPLTNFSRPVNSESWIALIKRGHCTFTKKINVAAERGAVGVIIYNHPGTGNGVFPMMYLGSEDIVAIMIGNLKGVDILHLIQNGIQVIIAIEVGKRYGSWMNHYWGSLLICTWVTVAYFTFYCAGRLRIARTHIRRCQQLTDVKKAIGQLELRILKESDKEAKTDAENCVVCLEVYKPKDVVRILRCRHIFHRKCIDPWLLKHRTCPVCKYDILKARETELPVKNEAESSQAVVPNEAPNTTLLNEEDNHNEYVLVQGAERPSVDE, from the coding sequence atgaaGTTGCTTGGGACTAGTGCTTGGAGAAGAGAGGACAAATCGTCCTGGTTGCTGTGTCTTGGTGTCTTTCTGGTGCTGAGTCTGCATGTCTCCCGAGCCAATGCCTTTTGGGTTGCTCATCTGAACATATCATTTCAAATAGGGAACAAGACCGTATGGGAGTTAGCTGACAATGGAGTTTTTGGAAAAAACTCCCCATTGCAGAAGGTGTCTGGAGTGGTGGTGccaccagagggaatgaaccaaaTTGCCTGCAACCCTTTAACAAACTTCAGCAGGCCTGTAAACTCTGAGAGCTGGATAGCCCTCATTAAGAGGGGACACTGTACcttcacaaagaaaataaatgtggcAGCAGAGAGAGGAGCAGTTGGCGTGATTATCTATAACCATCCAGGTACAGGAAATGGAGTATTTCCTATGATGTACCTGGGTTCAGAAGATATTGTTGCAATTATGATTGGCAATCTGAAAGGTGTGGACATTTTACACTTGATACAGAATGGCATCCAAGTAATAATAGCAATAGAAGTAGGAAAACGCTATGGTTCCTGGATGAATCATTACTGGGGGTCGCTTCTCATCTGTACATGGGTAACGGTGGCCTATTTTACCTTTTACTGTGCTGGAAGGCTAAGGATAGCAAGAACTCATATCAGGAGATGCCAACAATTAACAGATGTCAAGAAAGCTATTGGTCAACTTGAGCTTCGCATATTAAAAGAGAGTGACAAGGAAGCCAAAACAGATGCAGAGAACTGTGTAGTGTGTCTGGAAGTATACAAGCCCAAAGACGTAGTGCGCATTTTAAGATGCAGACATATTTTCCATAGGAAGTGCATTGACCCTTGGCTGCTGAAGCACAGAACATGCCCCGTGTGCAAATATGACATTCTCAAAGCTAGGGAAACTGAGCTGCCTGTTAAAAATGAAGCAGAGTCTTCACAAGCTGTAGTGCCAAATGAAGCTCCTAACACCACTTTACTTAATGAAGAAGATAATCATAATGAATATGTGTTAGTACAAGGTGCAGAGAGACCATCTGTGGATGAATAA